A part of Catharus ustulatus isolate bCatUst1 chromosome 8, bCatUst1.pri.v2, whole genome shotgun sequence genomic DNA contains:
- the LOC116999526 gene encoding synaptotagmin-15-like yields the protein MPEQAVAVAGGIIGGILLFVLLGITTYVLWKKICRVISYEKLINPVKTTNANAIFQDQANSETQLKSTRSRSVPFIIPPTLHGRNWIHLTNEEQVQEDRDPYMTSQCGPRSSFHSLAGAYVVGTINPDLYKFPEDKSETDFPDGNIGRLWFSIEYEQESERLLVSLIKVRKLQPPADSCSPFVKIYLLPDERSYLQSKTKRKTLNPQFDENFVFQVSSKMLLQRTLKFLVYHVDKQKKHHLLGQVIFPLKNEALTEDNKLVIWRDLEKENLEPPSEHGDIQFSLSYNDYLGRLTVVVLRARGLKLHEENPALGVYVKVSLMNHNKFIKSKKTAALLGTPNPVYNETFSFKADQTELDTASLSLSVLQSNKGEKTLLLGRVVVGPFMYTRGKELEHWNEMISKPKELVKRWHALCHST from the exons ATGCCCG AACAAGCAGTTGCTGTGGCTGGAGGTATAATAGGAGGGATCCTTTTATTTGTTCTCCTTGGAATAACTACGTAtgtgctctggaaaaaaatttgccGTGTCATTTCCTATGAAAAGCTCATCAATCCTGTCAAAACAACCAATGCAAATGCCATTTTTCAGGATCAGGCAAATTCTGAAACTCAACTAAAAAGCACAAG ATCCAGAAGTGTTCCATTTATCATTCCACCAACACTGCATGGGCGAAACTGGATTCACCTGACGAATGAAGAACAGGTTCAGGAAGACAGGGACCCCTACATGACCTCTCAGTGTGGGCCACGGTCCTCATTTCATTCTTTAG CTGGAGCTTATGTTGTAGGGACCATTAACCCAGATCTGTACAAGTTTCCTGAAGACAAAAGCGAAACGGATTTTCCTGACGGCAACATTGGCCGCCTCTGGTTCTCGATAGAATATGAGCAAGAGTCAGAAAGGCTCCTGGTCTCCTTGATCAAAGTCAGaaagctgcagcctcctgccgATTCCTGTAGTCCATTTGTGAAAATCTACCTGCTGCCTGATGAAAGAAGCTACCTGCAGTCCAAAACAAAACGTAAAACTCTTAACCCGCAGTTTGACGAAAACTTTGTTTTCCag GTTTCCAGTAAAATGTTGCTTCAAAGGACATTAAAGTTTTTGGTTTATCATGTTGATAAACAGAAGAAGCATCATCTCCTAGGCCAAGTTATCTTCCCACTAAAAAATGAAGCATTAACTGAGGATAACAAACTAGTCATATGGAGAgatctggaaaaagaaaacttggaG CCTCCTTCAGAGCATGGGGATATCCAGTTCTCCCTGAGCTACAATGACTACCTGGGCCGTCTCACTGTGGTGGTTCTGAGGGCAAGGGGATTAAAGCTCCACGAGGAGAACCCTGCTCTTG gTGTGTATGTCAAAGTCTCACTAATGAACCATAATAAATTCATCAAAAGTAAAAAGACAGCAGCTCTTCTGGGAACTCCCAATCCTGTGTACAATGAAACCTTCAGTTTCAAGGCAGATCAGACAGAGCTGGATACAGCAAGCCTGAGTCTATCTGTGCTCCAGAGTAACAAAGGAGAAA aaacaCTTCTGCTGGGACGAGTGGTAGTTGGGCCCTTCATGTACACACGTGGCAAAGAACTGGAGcactggaatgagatgatcagCAAGCCCAAGGAGCTGGTGAAACGATGGCATGCTCTCTGCCACAGCAcatga